Proteins found in one Ferroacidibacillus organovorans genomic segment:
- the lysA gene encoding diaminopimelate decarboxylase, translated as MELNGTSRVNQKGVLEIGGCAVDDLAKTYGTPLIIYDVAQIRERIQAYRNAFQFFQVPYALAYASKAFSCKAMCRLADDEAMWLDVVSGGELYTALAANFPAGRIYMHGNNKTSDELEYAVSSGIHHIVIDNFDEINRLVEILDKHNTAMQIVLRVTPGVDAHTHEFITTGTQDSKFGFDLFSGQADQAVNVVLRQPRLTLIGLHMHIGSQIFEAEGFHVASERMAELFSRTKVNCDTLEWFNMGGGLGIRYTKEDHLPPLEEAVKGLIEGAKRAFERVGLALPKLIVEPGRSIVAEAGTTIYRVGSRKSVPNVRDYIAIDGGMTDNPRLALYGAVYEASIANRMLDEPTMTVSVAGKCCESGDMILWDALLAQPQPGDLLAVSCTGAYNYSMASNYNRLPRPAVVFVERGEARLVIRRETYADVCTLDL; from the coding sequence ATGGAGTTGAATGGAACGAGCAGGGTGAATCAAAAAGGAGTTCTTGAAATTGGCGGGTGCGCGGTCGATGACCTCGCAAAAACATACGGGACACCTTTAATCATTTATGATGTCGCGCAGATTCGAGAGCGCATTCAGGCGTACCGAAATGCATTTCAATTCTTTCAAGTGCCGTATGCGTTGGCGTATGCCAGTAAAGCTTTTTCTTGCAAAGCGATGTGCCGGCTGGCTGATGATGAAGCCATGTGGCTCGATGTCGTATCAGGCGGCGAGCTGTACACTGCGCTGGCTGCCAATTTCCCTGCAGGTCGAATCTATATGCATGGAAACAATAAAACATCTGATGAACTCGAATATGCTGTTTCATCTGGTATTCACCATATTGTCATTGACAATTTTGATGAAATCAATCGATTGGTTGAAATCCTTGACAAACATAACACGGCTATGCAAATCGTGTTACGTGTCACCCCAGGTGTCGATGCGCATACGCACGAATTCATTACGACAGGTACTCAGGACTCAAAGTTTGGCTTTGATTTGTTCAGTGGCCAGGCGGATCAAGCAGTGAATGTCGTGCTTCGACAACCTCGCCTTACACTGATTGGCCTGCATATGCATATCGGCTCACAGATTTTTGAGGCAGAAGGGTTTCATGTTGCAAGCGAGCGCATGGCTGAGCTCTTTTCGCGCACCAAAGTAAATTGTGACACACTGGAATGGTTCAACATGGGTGGTGGTCTTGGAATCCGCTATACAAAAGAAGATCATTTGCCACCTTTAGAGGAAGCGGTAAAAGGACTTATTGAAGGTGCCAAGCGTGCGTTTGAGCGCGTGGGGCTTGCGCTTCCAAAGCTCATAGTTGAACCCGGACGCAGCATTGTCGCAGAAGCGGGCACGACGATCTATCGTGTCGGAAGCCGCAAGTCCGTGCCGAATGTGCGTGACTATATCGCGATAGACGGTGGCATGACAGACAATCCGCGCCTTGCATTGTATGGAGCGGTTTACGAGGCAAGCATCGCCAATCGCATGCTTGATGAACCGACGATGACGGTTTCTGTCGCGGGCAAGTGCTGCGAGAGCGGAGATATGATATTATGGGACGCTTTACTCGCGCAGCCGCAGCCGGGTGATTTGCTCGCAGTCTCATGCACAGGTGCCTATAATTACTCAATGGCGAGCAACTATAATCGGCTCCCTCGCCCGGCAGTGGTATTTGTCGAACGTGGCGAGGCGCGCCTTGTGATTCGCCGCGAAACGTATGCCGATGTATGCACATTAGATCTTTAG
- a CDS encoding stage V sporulation protein AE, producing the protein MNKRRVILVTDGDIVAQRALEDVAKELGARVISRSGGHPTPLDGEDVIRFILMTPHDPVIVMVDDNGSRGQGPGENVIKALCLDHRITVIGILAVASDTRYVRGAKVDFSVDRNGRIVDAAVNKNGYRLRSKRKVLFGDTVDILRKIHSPILVGIGDIGKMRGADHFRRGCPITREALRIIIELDCARPHALAPTFL; encoded by the coding sequence ATGAATAAAAGGAGAGTCATTCTTGTCACGGATGGAGATATCGTCGCGCAAAGGGCTCTTGAGGATGTGGCAAAAGAGCTCGGGGCGAGAGTCATTTCTCGTTCCGGCGGTCATCCGACACCTCTTGATGGTGAGGATGTCATACGCTTTATCCTCATGACGCCTCACGATCCGGTCATTGTCATGGTGGATGATAACGGATCGCGTGGACAGGGGCCCGGCGAGAATGTGATCAAGGCTCTTTGCCTTGATCACCGGATTACTGTTATTGGAATTCTGGCAGTTGCCAGTGACACCCGCTATGTACGCGGTGCAAAAGTTGACTTTTCTGTGGATCGAAACGGTCGGATTGTTGATGCGGCAGTCAATAAAAATGGATATCGATTACGCAGCAAGAGGAAGGTGTTGTTTGGCGATACCGTCGATATTCTTCGAAAGATCCACTCTCCGATTCTCGTGGGGATCGGGGACATAGGGAAAATGCGGGGAGCTGATCATTTTCGCAGAGGCTGCCCGATTACGAGGGAAGCATTGCGGATCATCATCGAACTTGATTGCGCCCGTCCACACGCACTTGCTCCTACGTTCTTGTGA
- the spoVAE gene encoding stage V sporulation protein AE encodes MLFLAAFFVGGIICAIGQLLFDLTHLTPAHVMVIFVVAGAVLEGLGWYDPLIRFAGAGATVPITSFGSSLVHGAIEETRHYGWLGLVTGIFEVTSAGISAAILFGFLSTLVFRARG; translated from the coding sequence ATGCTTTTTCTTGCAGCTTTTTTTGTCGGCGGTATCATTTGTGCCATCGGTCAATTGTTGTTTGATTTAACTCATTTGACACCTGCGCATGTTATGGTCATTTTTGTCGTCGCAGGAGCTGTTCTTGAAGGGCTTGGCTGGTATGATCCACTGATACGCTTTGCCGGGGCAGGAGCAACGGTTCCTATCACATCATTTGGCAGTTCACTGGTTCACGGCGCTATAGAAGAGACGCGGCATTACGGTTGGCTGGGTCTTGTGACAGGCATCTTTGAAGTGACAAGCGCCGGGATTTCAGCGGCAATTCTCTTTGGATTTTTGTCAACCCTCGTATTTCGCGCACGCGGTTAG
- the spoVAD gene encoding stage V sporulation protein AD: MQTGRQTWRFPSRPRITGSASIVGAKEGDGPLGSSFDAIERDAYFGEPSFEKAERVMFERAQRLAVKHSNCSMNDISYVIAGDLLAQNISASFSARTHSRPHLGVFSACATIMEAFALAALLVDSQNGERVLVGASSHNSTAERIFRYPTEYGGQKPQTAHCTATAAGAAVIAAQGEGPAITEATVGRVIDLGISNPWEMGAAMAPAAVDTLRAHLQDTGRTTLDYDWIATGDLGRVGHPLARQMLLEQGIDPGHQFTDCGILLYDAQQPEVFSGGSGPGCCTVVTLSYLLKKIQEGKNKRIMVIATGALLSPLTAQQGDTIPCIAHAVTFEG, from the coding sequence ATGCAAACAGGTAGACAGACGTGGAGATTTCCATCTCGTCCCCGCATTACGGGCTCCGCTTCTATTGTAGGTGCGAAAGAAGGAGATGGACCGCTCGGCTCATCATTTGACGCAATCGAGCGCGATGCGTATTTTGGGGAACCAAGTTTTGAAAAGGCGGAGCGTGTCATGTTTGAGCGCGCGCAAAGGCTCGCTGTCAAACATTCTAATTGCTCCATGAATGACATTTCTTATGTCATCGCAGGAGATCTCTTGGCACAAAACATCAGTGCCAGTTTTTCCGCTCGGACGCACAGCAGACCACATCTAGGCGTTTTCAGCGCATGTGCAACGATTATGGAGGCATTTGCGTTGGCGGCACTGCTTGTCGATTCTCAAAATGGCGAAAGGGTTCTGGTGGGTGCGAGCAGTCATAACAGCACTGCAGAGCGGATTTTTCGCTATCCCACGGAATACGGTGGGCAAAAACCACAAACAGCGCATTGTACAGCAACGGCTGCAGGCGCAGCGGTGATTGCGGCGCAGGGTGAGGGCCCTGCGATCACAGAGGCGACGGTCGGGCGCGTGATTGATCTTGGGATCTCTAATCCGTGGGAAATGGGTGCCGCCATGGCGCCTGCTGCTGTAGATACTCTGCGTGCGCATCTTCAAGATACAGGGCGCACAACGCTTGATTATGATTGGATTGCAACGGGTGATCTTGGACGTGTGGGCCACCCACTTGCACGCCAAATGTTGCTTGAACAGGGGATTGACCCTGGTCATCAATTTACGGATTGCGGCATTCTCCTCTATGACGCACAACAGCCTGAAGTCTTCTCTGGCGGAAGCGGGCCGGGATGCTGCACCGTGGTGACACTTTCCTATCTGTTAAAAAAAATACAAGAAGGAAAAAACAAACGAATCATGGTCATCGCAACGGGCGCCTTGCTGTCTCCGCTCACGGCCCAACAAGGTGATACGATACCGTGTATTGCTCATGCAGTTACATTTGAAGGGTGA
- the spoVAC gene encoding stage V sporulation protein AC, with product MSVSSGPSRKSYTALVDSMRPAKPVLRNVLRAFWVGGLICLIGECVEEFFVHIFHFSEKTAGNPTVAIMILLAVILTGFGVYDKISQYAGAGTAVPVTGFANSIAAAALEHKTEGYVVGVGTNMFKIAGPVIVFGVVAAFVVAFIAYAFIRLHG from the coding sequence ATGAGTGTTTCATCCGGTCCATCAAGAAAGTCGTACACAGCGCTGGTTGATTCGATGCGTCCTGCAAAGCCCGTGCTTCGTAATGTGCTGCGTGCGTTTTGGGTAGGAGGGCTGATCTGTCTCATCGGGGAATGCGTTGAAGAATTTTTCGTGCACATCTTTCATTTCTCGGAAAAAACTGCGGGTAATCCAACCGTCGCAATCATGATTCTGTTGGCGGTCATTTTAACCGGATTTGGCGTGTACGATAAAATTTCGCAATACGCGGGGGCAGGTACCGCAGTTCCAGTTACGGGTTTTGCAAACTCAATCGCTGCCGCCGCGCTGGAACATAAAACAGAAGGATACGTTGTAGGCGTTGGGACAAACATGTTTAAAATTGCGGGACCTGTCATCGTATTTGGCGTCGTGGCAGCGTTTGTCGTTGCATTTATCGCGTATGCGTTTATAAGGTTGCACGGATAG
- the sigF gene encoding RNA polymerase sporulation sigma factor SigF → MEHGLARDFPKLSDERVRWLIEESHAGNEAARDELVVNNQRLVWSVVQRFLGRGYDPDDLFQIGCIGLLKAIDKFDLQYDVKFSTYAVPMIIGEIQRFLRDDSSLKVSRSVKETARHIRRVREDLMKQFGRQPQINEVAEAMGLTPAEVVLAQEAIRVPASIHDTVFENDGDPIYLMDQIADMEQDKWFDRLALHDALTRLPERERLIVYMRFFRDKTQSEVADMLRISQVQVSRLEKRILQSIKDSLDEPL, encoded by the coding sequence ATGGAGCACGGACTGGCACGGGATTTCCCGAAACTGTCCGATGAGCGAGTAAGATGGCTCATTGAGGAGAGTCATGCTGGCAATGAGGCAGCGCGCGATGAGCTTGTGGTCAATAACCAGCGCCTTGTCTGGTCAGTTGTGCAGCGTTTTTTAGGGCGTGGTTATGACCCTGACGATTTGTTTCAAATCGGATGTATCGGGCTGCTCAAAGCAATTGACAAATTTGACCTGCAGTATGACGTTAAATTTTCGACGTATGCAGTGCCGATGATCATTGGTGAAATTCAACGTTTTTTGCGCGATGACAGTTCACTCAAAGTCAGTCGATCTGTCAAAGAAACGGCTCGGCATATCCGACGCGTTCGCGAAGACCTGATGAAACAGTTTGGAAGGCAGCCACAGATCAATGAAGTGGCAGAAGCGATGGGCCTTACTCCAGCCGAGGTCGTGCTGGCACAAGAGGCTATTCGCGTGCCTGCCTCCATCCACGATACTGTGTTTGAAAACGATGGTGATCCTATTTATTTAATGGATCAGATCGCAGATATGGAACAAGACAAGTGGTTTGATCGTCTGGCACTGCACGACGCGCTGACCCGTCTTCCCGAACGTGAAAGACTCATCGTTTACATGCGCTTTTTCCGCGATAAGACTCAGTCAGAAGTGGCTGACATGCTAAGAATTTCTCAAGTTCAAGTGTCGCGTCTGGAAAAAAGAATTTTACAATCGATTAAAGACAGCCTGGACGAGCCGCTTTGA
- the spoIIAB gene encoding anti-sigma F factor, which translates to MKPQNEMSIQFSAISENESFARVAVAAFISQLNPTMEELTEVKTVVSEAVTNAIIHGYAENSGDVYLRCKIMGYTMELTIEDHGKGMEDIDEARQPLFTTRPDLERSGMGFTIMESFMDEMTIESAPNRGTLVHMKKIIRAPHGAARFEV; encoded by the coding sequence ATGAAACCTCAAAACGAAATGTCCATTCAATTCTCAGCGATCTCTGAGAATGAATCGTTTGCCCGCGTTGCCGTTGCCGCATTCATTTCACAACTCAACCCAACGATGGAAGAATTGACTGAAGTAAAAACCGTTGTCTCTGAAGCGGTCACGAATGCGATCATACACGGATACGCCGAGAATTCTGGGGATGTTTACTTGCGTTGTAAAATTATGGGATATACAATGGAGCTTACCATTGAAGATCACGGCAAAGGGATGGAAGATATTGATGAAGCGCGCCAACCGCTTTTTACAACACGGCCTGATCTAGAGCGATCAGGGATGGGGTTTACGATCATGGAGTCATTCATGGACGAGATGACCATTGAGTCCGCCCCCAATCGCGGAACACTCGTGCACATGAAAAAAATCATACGGGCCCCTCACGGTGCGGCTCGCTTTGAGGTGTAA
- a CDS encoding STAS domain-containing protein produces the protein MRVDFRQTHRGSIIVAALEGELDDHEAAVVRDLLDQKLLDMRVPCLVLDLSGVTFMDSAGLGVILGRYKKITAKNGKMSVAGVSKSVGRLFEISGINKIMNVYQTRDAAVRALKEEMQ, from the coding sequence ATGAGAGTCGATTTTAGGCAGACCCATCGCGGTTCAATTATTGTCGCGGCGCTTGAGGGTGAACTGGATGATCATGAGGCTGCCGTAGTGAGGGACTTGCTGGATCAAAAACTCCTCGATATGCGCGTCCCATGCCTTGTGCTTGACTTGAGCGGTGTGACGTTCATGGATAGCGCAGGACTTGGCGTCATCCTTGGAAGGTATAAAAAAATCACAGCGAAAAATGGAAAGATGAGCGTAGCAGGTGTATCAAAGTCGGTGGGTCGGCTCTTTGAAATATCTGGCATAAATAAAATCATGAACGTTTATCAAACCCGCGATGCGGCTGTACGTGCCCTGAAGGAGGAGATGCAATGA
- a CDS encoding helix-turn-helix domain-containing protein, with protein sequence MTKEPMTLGEKIRALRIAKGLTQGELAGREITPGLISQIESDRVAPSDRVVNLLTKALDVDPSELLSEIELRHRQTQLLRDARDLLDRSAPHAAKPLLDILTAARISYVAKTELDLEMARLHEQMGMFKDAEMLYERVSARALVHHEWLVGASSLNRQGELHLANNRYILAYHCFLQALWYLDQSAQPLPQAVFTTRKNLSITAYRLGNTEQSFDYAFSAFSDVKSSGSRVDCAELCHLLSVLSMEKKEGEQAFNYAKKAIDIYSSLGQTYALTDACMNLAIIQRERGFSQEAVSLLPQLITDYHKQGRMDALSNAWSERAQCEISLAQYDDATRSIERAYTLSREESPERAEALRVQGLLFRATGQYDAAFQALQNATTRYESLQLLNSAVATLETMKDMILRREKEDDLLVVDELIARFSLTLKQRLRITEMSALPPAKRHV encoded by the coding sequence ATGACAAAAGAACCCATGACACTCGGTGAAAAAATACGGGCATTGCGCATTGCCAAAGGGCTGACCCAAGGTGAACTCGCAGGTCGTGAGATTACACCTGGACTTATTAGCCAAATAGAATCGGATCGCGTAGCGCCATCGGATCGTGTGGTCAATCTCTTGACAAAGGCGCTTGATGTTGACCCGAGTGAGCTGCTTTCAGAGATTGAATTGCGTCATCGGCAGACGCAGTTGTTAAGAGACGCGCGCGATCTGCTTGATCGCAGCGCGCCACACGCCGCAAAACCACTTCTTGACATCCTCACTGCCGCACGCATCTCCTATGTGGCAAAAACAGAACTGGATCTCGAAATGGCTCGACTGCATGAACAGATGGGCATGTTTAAAGATGCGGAGATGCTGTATGAACGCGTTTCTGCGCGCGCCTTGGTTCATCATGAATGGTTGGTTGGCGCAAGCAGTCTCAATCGCCAGGGTGAACTTCATCTCGCGAATAACCGATATATTCTCGCGTATCACTGTTTTTTACAAGCGCTGTGGTATCTTGATCAATCCGCCCAACCTCTACCACAGGCCGTTTTTACAACGCGCAAAAATCTGAGTATAACTGCGTATCGCCTCGGTAATACGGAACAGTCTTTTGACTATGCATTCTCTGCGTTCTCAGATGTAAAATCGAGTGGATCGCGCGTAGATTGCGCAGAGCTGTGTCATCTATTGAGTGTTTTATCCATGGAGAAAAAAGAAGGAGAACAGGCGTTCAACTATGCGAAGAAAGCGATTGATATCTACAGTTCGTTGGGGCAAACGTATGCGCTCACGGATGCATGCATGAATCTTGCCATCATTCAACGCGAACGCGGTTTTTCACAGGAGGCCGTATCGCTTCTTCCACAGCTGATTACCGATTATCACAAACAGGGGCGCATGGATGCATTAAGCAACGCGTGGAGCGAGCGTGCACAATGCGAAATCAGTCTCGCGCAGTACGACGATGCGACGCGCAGCATAGAGCGTGCATATACCCTATCCAGAGAAGAATCTCCTGAACGCGCGGAAGCCTTGAGGGTGCAAGGGCTCTTGTTTCGCGCTACAGGGCAGTATGACGCCGCATTTCAGGCCCTGCAGAACGCAACGACACGGTATGAGTCGCTTCAGTTGTTGAACTCTGCCGTCGCCACACTCGAAACTATGAAAGATATGATACTCAGGCGGGAAAAAGAGGACGATCTGCTCGTAGTTGACGAACTGATCGCCCGCTTCTCACTCACCTTAAAACAGCGCTTGCGCATTACTGAAATGAGCGCTTTGCCCCCAGCGAAAAGACATGTTTGA
- a CDS encoding D-alanyl-D-alanine carboxypeptidase family protein, with protein MLRKWIGIVFSLVFPLSALPFGHAYASTSNQEIMVTQRAEPMPDLAPQAKSAVLMDAMTGTVFYAKNEHERLPIASVTKIATMLLVMEAIERKQLHFQDKVRTSDYAASMGGSQIYLEPGETMTVHELMKGIALASGNDAAVAIAEQIAGSEGSFVTLMNQRARQLGLHNTHFVNANGLPAKGHYSSAFDLAVLSRELMAHESITQYTGRYQDHLRQGSGKPFWLVNTNKLIRFYTGMDGIKTGFTAEARYCLAASAKRDHFRLIAVVLGAPTAKERNAEITAMMNYAFSHYGIKMAYKKGQVVTLVPVSRGELQAIAVTAARPVGVLLNRTTGQEIGSVVSEVHPLVAPVAKGQVAGTIRVMINHKPVLQVPLIAIADVKKVTWFEMLGRTFKHVFSLGAKRSFQ; from the coding sequence ATGCTTCGCAAATGGATCGGAATCGTGTTCAGTTTGGTGTTCCCATTAAGTGCATTGCCGTTTGGCCATGCATATGCAAGTACGTCCAATCAGGAGATCATGGTTACGCAGCGTGCAGAGCCGATGCCTGATCTCGCGCCACAAGCAAAATCAGCCGTATTGATGGATGCAATGACAGGAACGGTGTTCTACGCAAAAAATGAGCATGAGCGATTGCCGATTGCAAGTGTCACAAAAATTGCGACGATGCTCCTGGTTATGGAAGCAATCGAGCGAAAACAACTTCATTTTCAGGACAAGGTGCGCACGTCAGACTACGCCGCCAGCATGGGCGGTTCCCAGATTTATCTTGAACCTGGGGAAACGATGACGGTGCACGAGTTGATGAAAGGGATTGCGCTGGCTTCAGGAAATGATGCAGCGGTGGCGATCGCAGAGCAAATTGCCGGTTCAGAGGGCTCATTCGTAACACTTATGAACCAACGGGCGAGGCAGCTTGGTTTGCATAATACCCACTTTGTCAATGCGAACGGTTTGCCGGCAAAAGGGCATTATTCTTCTGCATTTGATCTCGCCGTTCTCTCCAGGGAACTTATGGCACATGAATCCATCACTCAGTATACAGGACGTTATCAAGATCATCTGCGACAAGGTTCAGGAAAACCTTTTTGGTTAGTCAACACGAACAAGTTGATTCGTTTTTACACTGGTATGGATGGTATTAAGACAGGATTTACAGCCGAAGCTCGCTATTGCCTCGCTGCAAGTGCCAAGCGGGATCATTTTCGGTTGATCGCCGTTGTCCTTGGCGCTCCAACCGCAAAAGAACGAAACGCAGAGATCACGGCCATGATGAATTATGCTTTTAGTCACTATGGTATAAAAATGGCGTACAAAAAGGGACAGGTTGTTACACTCGTTCCTGTTTCTCGAGGTGAACTTCAAGCAATCGCTGTTACTGCAGCCCGGCCTGTCGGTGTCTTGCTCAATCGCACGACGGGCCAAGAAATTGGCTCCGTCGTCAGTGAGGTGCATCCTCTTGTGGCGCCTGTTGCAAAAGGTCAAGTTGCCGGCACGATTCGCGTGATGATAAACCACAAACCAGTACTTCAAGTCCCGCTGATTGCCATCGCAGACGTTAAGAAGGTGACTTGGTTCGAGATGCTAGGCCGCACCTTCAAACATGTCTTTTCGCTGGGGGCAAAGCGCTCATTTCAGTAA
- a CDS encoding thymidine phosphorylase, whose amino-acid sequence MRIIDLIEKKKNSEALSKEEIAFLVKGFTSGSIPDYQMAAWLMAVCFNGMNEDETAWLTYEMARSGDVLDLSMIKGPTVDKHSTGGVGDKTTLIVAPLAAALGMYVAKMSGRGLSHTGGTIDKLESIRGFETELSRDAFIKQVSSHGLAVVGQSEGLAPADKKMYALRDVTGTVASLPLIASSIMSKKIASGARHIVLDVKVGDGAFMNTLDEARTLAKAMVEIGSKLGRVVCAVLSDMDQPLGRAIGNTLEVRESIDVLRGEGPDDLRDLSVYLTAKLLQLADGCTFEDARKRARDTLASGAALLKFKEMVRTQGGIWKEEEIYPEMPTAPVVRTVTMSTSGYLTNIPARALGMIAMQLGAGREEKASLIDHRVGLVLYKKTGDSVREGDLFAEIHAATEDDADRAAKQLAVWMETSPDALAKRSLILDEIRALG is encoded by the coding sequence GTGAGAATCATTGACTTGATCGAGAAAAAAAAGAATTCAGAGGCATTGAGCAAGGAAGAAATCGCCTTTTTAGTCAAAGGATTTACAAGCGGGTCGATCCCTGATTATCAGATGGCGGCGTGGTTGATGGCTGTCTGTTTTAACGGAATGAACGAGGATGAGACTGCGTGGCTAACCTACGAAATGGCGCGGTCAGGGGATGTTCTTGATCTTTCAATGATCAAAGGACCGACGGTTGATAAACACAGTACAGGCGGCGTGGGTGACAAAACAACACTGATCGTCGCGCCACTGGCCGCCGCGCTTGGTATGTATGTCGCTAAAATGTCGGGTCGCGGTTTGTCTCACACAGGGGGGACAATCGATAAATTAGAGTCCATCCGAGGATTTGAAACAGAACTTTCACGCGACGCATTTATAAAACAAGTGTCAAGTCATGGTCTCGCGGTTGTTGGCCAATCAGAGGGGCTTGCGCCTGCCGATAAAAAAATGTACGCACTGCGTGATGTGACGGGAACGGTGGCCTCGCTTCCACTGATCGCTTCTTCTATTATGAGCAAAAAAATCGCTTCAGGCGCCCGGCACATTGTACTTGACGTAAAGGTTGGGGACGGAGCGTTCATGAATACACTTGATGAAGCGCGCACGCTTGCAAAGGCAATGGTTGAGATAGGTTCAAAACTTGGGCGTGTTGTGTGCGCTGTATTATCTGATATGGATCAACCGCTCGGGAGGGCAATTGGAAATACGCTCGAAGTGCGCGAGTCGATTGATGTGCTGCGCGGTGAGGGGCCGGATGACCTGCGTGATTTGTCTGTCTATCTCACTGCAAAACTGCTTCAACTCGCAGATGGATGCACATTTGAAGATGCGAGAAAGCGCGCGCGTGACACGCTCGCATCGGGAGCCGCGCTTCTAAAGTTTAAAGAGATGGTAAGAACCCAAGGCGGAATATGGAAAGAAGAAGAGATCTATCCGGAGATGCCAACAGCGCCTGTCGTGCGAACAGTTACCATGTCAACATCCGGTTATTTGACGAATATTCCTGCGCGTGCGCTTGGCATGATCGCCATGCAATTGGGGGCAGGGAGAGAAGAGAAAGCGTCTCTGATTGATCATCGCGTAGGGCTTGTCCTCTATAAAAAAACGGGTGACAGCGTTCGGGAGGGCGATTTGTTTGCAGAGATTCACGCGGCGACCGAGGACGATGCTGACCGCGCGGCCAAACAGTTAGCCGTGTGGATGGAGACATCTCCTGACGCGCTCGCCAAACGTTCGTTGATTCTCGATGAGATCCGTGCGCTCGGATAA
- a CDS encoding phosphopentomutase, with translation MTLKRRVILIVLDSVGIGHAPDAACYHDEKANTLANVAEAMGGLHVPHLASLGLGEIFPLYGVRSDTIVGAYGHMIPQSAGKDTTNGHMEFVGVTLHDPLPTYPEGFPDVIVKEFQKRIGREILGNKPASGTEILKELGDLHVQTGKPIVYTSADSVFQIAAHESVIPLSELYAMCEVARTILTGPHAVGRVIARPFTGEMGNYTRTANRRDYSRDFGETQLTDLEKYHIPVYAIGKIEDIYGGHGITNAVHTKNNEDGVDQTLCVMRSADSPCLIFTNLVDFDMLYGHRNDPLGFGRAVEAFDRRLPELLEAMLPDDLLIITADHGCDPTTESTDHSREAVPLLIYHKGMRKGHPVGRRLTFADVGATFAAWFGVPARAGKNALSGVDVL, from the coding sequence ATGACATTGAAAAGAAGGGTTATTCTAATTGTTCTTGATTCAGTCGGCATCGGGCACGCACCAGATGCGGCATGCTATCACGATGAAAAGGCGAATACGCTTGCGAATGTGGCTGAGGCGATGGGTGGGCTTCACGTACCTCACCTTGCGTCGCTCGGATTAGGAGAAATTTTTCCTCTGTACGGGGTTAGATCAGATACAATTGTCGGGGCATATGGCCATATGATTCCTCAGTCTGCAGGAAAAGACACAACAAACGGGCATATGGAGTTTGTCGGCGTCACACTTCACGATCCACTCCCCACGTATCCCGAGGGATTTCCAGATGTGATCGTTAAGGAGTTTCAAAAAAGGATAGGACGCGAAATTCTTGGCAATAAACCGGCGAGTGGAACAGAAATCTTAAAAGAACTGGGCGATCTGCATGTGCAGACAGGAAAGCCGATCGTGTACACCTCAGCAGACAGTGTTTTTCAGATTGCCGCACACGAGTCGGTGATTCCACTGTCTGAACTCTACGCCATGTGTGAAGTGGCGCGCACCATTCTCACTGGTCCACATGCCGTGGGTCGCGTTATCGCGCGACCATTTACAGGGGAAATGGGAAATTATACAAGAACTGCAAATCGGCGAGACTACTCGCGGGATTTTGGAGAAACACAGCTTACGGATCTTGAGAAATACCATATCCCGGTTTACGCGATTGGAAAAATCGAAGACATTTACGGTGGACACGGCATCACAAATGCTGTTCATACTAAAAACAATGAAGACGGTGTCGATCAAACGCTTTGCGTCATGCGCAGCGCAGATTCTCCATGTCTCATTTTTACGAATCTCGTTGATTTTGACATGCTGTATGGTCACCGTAATGATCCATTGGGGTTTGGGAGGGCCGTCGAAGCGTTCGACCGTCGCTTGCCTGAACTTCTTGAAGCGATGTTGCCTGATGATCTTCTCATCATCACAGCAGATCACGGCTGTGATCCGACAACGGAATCCACGGATCACAGTCGCGAAGCAGTCCCGCTTCTTATCTATCACAAAGGGATGCGAAAGGGCCACCCGGTTGGACGGCGTTTGACGTTTGCCGATGTGGGGGCCACCTTTGCGGCATGGTTTGGGGTTCCAGCCCGCGCTGGAAAGAATGCATTGTCTGGAGTTGATGTCTTGTGA